One genomic region from Saccharomyces cerevisiae S288C chromosome XI, complete sequence encodes:
- the RAD27 gene encoding multifunctional nuclease RAD27 (5' to 3' exonuclease, 5' flap endonuclease; required for Okazaki fragment processing and maturation, for long-patch base-excision repair and large loop repair (LLR), ribonucleotide excision repair; cleaves off RNA flap in a RNA:DNA hybrid intermediate during processing of DNA lagging strand; relocalizes to the cytosol in response to hypoxia; member of the S. pombe RAD2/FEN1 family), with protein sequence MGIKGLNAIISEHVPSAIRKSDIKSFFGRKVAIDASMSLYQFLIAVRQQDGGQLTNEAGETTSHLMGMFYRTLRMIDNGIKPCYVFDGKPPDLKSHELTKRSSRRVETEKKLAEATTELEKMKQERRLVKVSKEHNEEAQKLLGLMGIPYIIAPTEAEAQCAELAKKGKVYAAASEDMDTLCYRTPFLLRHLTFSEAKKEPIHEIDTELVLRGLDLTIEQFVDLCIMLGCDYCESIRGVGPVTALKLIKTHGSIEKIVEFIESGESNNTKWKIPEDWPYKQARMLFLDPEVIDGNEINLKWSPPKEKELIEYLCDDKKFSEERVKSGISRLKKGLKSGIQGRLDGFFQVVPKTKEQLAAAAKRAQENKKLNKNKNKVTKGRR encoded by the coding sequence atgggTATTAAAGGTTTGAATGCAATTATATCGGAACATGTTCCCTCTGCTATCAGGAAAAGCGATATCAAGAGCTTTTTTGGCAGAAAGGTTGCCATCGATGCCTCTATGTCTCTATATCAGTTTTTAATTGCTGTAAGACAGCAAGACGGTGGGCAGTTGACCAATGAAGCCGGTGAAACAACGTCACACTTGATGGGTATGTTTTATAGGACACTGAGAATGATTGATAACGGTATCAAGCCTTGTTATGTCTTCGACGGCAAACCTCCAGATTTGAAATCTCATGAGTTGACAAAGCGGTCTTCAAGAAGGGTggaaacagaaaaaaaactggcAGAGGCAACAAcagaattggaaaagatgaagcaagaaagaagattgGTGAAGGTCTCAAAAGAGCATAATGAAGAAGCCCAAAAATTACTAGGACTAATGGGAATCCCATATATAATAGCGCCAACGGAAGCTGAGGCTCAATGTGCTGAGTTGGCAAAGAAGGGAAAGGTGTATGCCGCAGCAAGTGAAGATATGGACACACTCTGTTATAGAACACCCTTCTTGTTGAGACATTTGACTTTTTCAGAGGCCAAGAAGGAACCGATTCACGAAATAGATACTGAATTAGTTTTGAGAGGACTCGACTTGACAATAGAGCAGTTTGTTGATCTTTGCATAATGCTTGGTTGTGACTACTGTGAAAGCATCAGAGGTGTTGGTCCAGTGACAGCCttaaaattgataaaaacGCATGGATCCATCGAAAAAATCGTGGAGTTTATTGAATCTGGGGAGTCAAACAACACTAAATGGAAAATCCCAGAAGACTGGCCTTACAAACAAGCAAGAATGCTGTTTCTTGACCCTGAAGTTATAGATGGTAACGAAATAAACTTGAAATGGTCGCCACCAAAGGAGAAGGAACTTATCGAGTATTTATGTGATGATAAGAAATTCAGTGAAGAAAGAGTTAAATCTGGTATATcaagattgaaaaaaggCTTGAAATCTGGCATTCAGGGTAGGTTAGATGGGTTCTTCCAAGTGGTGCCTAAGACAAAGGAACAGCTGGCTGCTGCGGCGAAAAGAGcacaagaaaataaaaaattgaacaaaaataagaataaagTCACAAAGGGAAGAAGATGA
- the KTI12 gene encoding Kti12p (Protein that plays a role in modification of tRNA wobble nucleosides; protein plays role in tRNA wobble nucleoside modification with Elongator complex; involved in sensitivity to G1 arrest induced by zymocin; interacts with chromatin throughout the genome; also interacts with Cdc19p), whose translation MPLVLFTGYPCSGKTTLAKHLVQLLQSKIDATPSLSKYSITYHSDESLGIKHSDYITSQDERKLRSEIISAVKRDLSKNKIVIVDSLNYIKGFRYQLHCEVKNLSTTFCVIQTLCPPETIFEWNKTSNPNPWEPELLNQLIQRYEEPNSSNRWDSPLFAILTPQDNITDYIDDICKVVFQTSKSAKNSGHNDPLSKGLQKPNSATVLKPASQSNFIQVLDIETSKIIKTIMNHIKSLTSIGGVSNGTRVIVSEGITDINDDGCFFVDLPIGNVVTLAQLQRLKRQFINFNKLRDIDQDRIGPLFADYLNKNLN comes from the coding sequence ATGCCACTGGTGCTTTTTACGGGATACCCATGTAGTGGTAAGACAACGCTTGCTAAACATTTGGTACAACTACTACAGTCCAAGATCGATGCAACCCCATCATTAAGTAAATATTCCATAACCTATCATTCAGATGAATCTTTAGGCATAAAACATTCAGATTATATAACTTCCCAagatgaaagaaaattgagGTCGGAGATCATCTCCGCAGTGAAAAGAGATCTATCTAAAAACAAGATAGTCATTGTAGACTCGTTGAATTATATCAAGGGTTTCCGGTATCAACTTCACTGCGaggtgaaaaatttgtccACCACATTTTGTGTAATTCAAACACTGTGTCCACCAGAGACTATATTCGAGTGGAATAAGACTTCAAACCCGAACCCTTGGGAACCCGAGTTATTGAATCAATTGATTCAACGATACGAAGAGCCTAACTCAAGCAACCGATGGGACTCTCCACTCTTTGCTATTCTTACTCCTCAGGACAACATAACTGACTACATCGACGATATTTGTAAAGTAGTCTTTCAAACTTCCAAATCGGCTAAAAACAGTGGACACAATGATCCGTTGAGTAAGGGCTTACAAAAACCGAACTCAGCCACGGTACTAAAGCCTGCGTCTCAGTCCAATTTCATCCAGGTTCTCGACATCGAAACTAGtaagataataaaaaccATAATGAACCACATCAAAAGCCTGACTTCTATTGGCGGGGTAAGTAACGGAACAAGAGTCATTGTTTCCGAAGGGATTACCGATATCAATGATGATGGTTGCTTCTTCGTAGACTTGCCCATTGGTAACGTCGTTACGTTGGCGCAATTGCAGAGATTGAAAAGGCAATTCATTAACTTCAACAAACTAAGAGATATAGATCAAGATAGGATCGGTCCGCTTTTCGCTGATTATCTTAACAAAAACTTGAATTGA
- the ABF1 gene encoding DNA-binding protein ABF1 (DNA binding protein with possible chromatin-reorganizing activity; involved in transcriptional activation, gene silencing, and DNA replication and repair), whose amino-acid sequence MDKLVVNYYEYKHPIINKDLAIGAHGGKKFPTLGAWYDVINEYEFQTRCPIILKNSHRNKHFTFACHLKNCPFKVLLSYAGNAASSETSSPSANNNTNPPGTPDHIHHHSNNMNNEDNDNNNGSNNKVSNDSKLDFVTDDLEYHLANTHPDDTNDKVESRSNEVNGNNDDDADANNIFKQQGVTIKNDTEDDSINKASIDRGLDDESGPTHGNDSGNHRHNEEDDVHTQMTKNYSDVVNDEDINVAIANAVANVDSQSNNKHDGKDDDATNNNDGQDNNTNNDHNNNSNINNNNVGSHGISSHSPSSIRDTSMNLDVFNSATDDIPGPFVVTKIEPYHSHPLEDNLSLGKFILTKIPKILQNDLKFDQILESSYNNSNHTVSKFKVSHYVEESGLLDILMQRYGLTAEDFEKRLLSQIARRITTYKARFVLKKKKMGEYNDLQPSSSSNNNNNNDGELSGTNLRSNSIDYAKHQEISSAGTSSNTTKNVNNNKNDSNDDNNGNNNNDASNLMESVLDKTSSHRYQPKKMPSVNKWSKPDQITHSDVSMVGLDESNDGGNENVHPTLAEVDAQEARETAQLAIDKINSYKRSIDDKNGDGHNNSSRNVVDENLINDMDSEDAHKSKRQHLSDITLEERNEDDKLPHEVAEQLRLLSSHLKEVENLHQNNDDDVDDVMVDVDVESQYNKNTTHHNNHHSQPHHDEEDVAGLIGKADDEEDLSDENIQPELRGQ is encoded by the coding sequence ATGGACAAATTAGTCGTGAATTATTATGAATACAAGCACCCTATAATTAATAAAGACCTGGCCATTGGAGCCCATGGaggcaaaaaatttcccaCCTTGGGTGCTTGGTATGATGTAATTAATGAGTACGAATTTCAGACGCGTTGCCCTATTATTTTAAAGAATTCGCATAGGAACAAACATTTTACATTTGCCTgtcatttgaaaaactgtCCATTTAAAGTCTTGCTAAGCTATGCTGGCAATGCTGCATCCTCAGAAACCTCATCTCCTTCtgcaaataataataccaaCCCTCCGGGTACTCCTGATcatattcatcatcataGCAACAACATGAACAACGAGGACaatgataataacaatGGCAGTAATAATAAGGTTAGCAATGACAGTAAACTTGACTTCGTTACTGATGATCTTGAATACCATCTGGCGAACACTCATCCGGACGACACCAATGACAAAGTGGAGTCGAGAAGCAATGAGGTGAATGGGAacaatgacgatgatgCTGATGCCAACAACATTTTTAAACAGCAAGGTGTTACTATCAAGAACGACACTGAAGATGATTCGATAAATAAGGCCTCTATTGACCGGGGATTGGACGACGAGAGCGGTCCTACTCATGGTAATGACAGCGGTAACCACCGTCACAACGAGGAGGATGACGTCCATACCCAAATGACGAAAAACTATTCTGACGTAGTGAACGATGAAGACATCAACGTTGCCATTGCCAATGCCGTCGCAAATGTAGATTCTCAATCAAACAATAAGCACGATGGAAAAGACGATGATGCCACTAACAACAATGATGGCCAAGATAATAATACTAATAACGATCACAACAATAACAgcaatatcaataacaacaatgtCGGTAGCCACGGCATTTCCTCCCACTCACCATCCTCCATACGAGACACGTCTATGAATTTAGACGTCTTCAATTCTGCTACCGATGATATACCGGGCCCATTTGTCGTTACCAAAATTGAGCCCTATCATAGTCACCCACTAGAAGATAACTTGTCACTGGGTAAATTTATCCTAACTAAGATTCCAAAGATTTTACAAAACGATTTAAAGTTTGATCAAATACTAGAAAGCTCTTACAATAATTCTAACCATACAGTGAGTAAATTTAAAGTTTCTCATTACGTGGAGGAGTCCGGTCTTTTAGACATTTTAATGCAAAGATATGGATTAACCGCCGAAGATTTCGAAAAAAGGTTACTTTCCCAAATAGCCAGACGTATAACGACGTATAAAGCAAGatttgttttgaaaaagaaaaaaatgggcGAGTATAATGATTTAcaaccttcttcatcttccaataacaacaataacaacGATGGTGAGCTTTCTGGCACGAACTTGAGAAGTAACTCTATCGACTACGCCAAACATCAGGAAATATCAAGTGCGGGTACCTCATCGAACACAACCAAAAATGTGAATAATAACAAGAATGACAGTAATGACGATAATAACGgcaacaataataatgacgCCTCAAATTTAATGGAAAGTGTGCTAGATAAAACCTCTAGTCACCGGTATCAACCCAAGAAGATGCCAAGCGTCAATAAATGGAGCAAGCCAGATCAAATAACTCATTCAGACGTGTCCATGGTTGGCCTAGATGAATCAAACGATGGCGGTAATGAAAATGTCCACCCAACCTTGGCTGAAGTAGACGCTCAAGAAGCTCGTGAAACTGCTCAGTTAGCCATAGACAAGATCAATTCTTATAAGAGGTCCATTGATGACAAGAATGGTGATGGCCATAACAATTCGTCGAGAAACGTGGTAGATGAAAACTTGATCAACGATATGGATTCAGAAGATGCTCACAAGTCCAAAAGACAGCATTTGTCAGATATCACACTGGAAGAGAGAAATGAAGACGACAAACTACCACATGAAGTGGCGGAACAGTTAAGGTTACTGTCATCGCATTTGAAAGAGGTAGAGAATCTACACCagaataatgatgatgacgtAGACGATGTAATGGTGGACGTGGATGTAGAATCGCAGTATAATAAGAACACAACTCATCATAATAACCATCATAGCCAACCTCATcacgatgaagaagatgttgCTGGACTAATAGGGAAAGccgatgatgaagaagaccTTTCTGATGAAAACATTCAACCAGAATTAAGAGGTCAATAG
- the SBA1 gene encoding Hsp90 cochaperone SBA1 (Co-chaperone that binds and regulates Hsp90 family chaperones; plays a role in determining prion variants; important for pp60v-src activity in yeast; homologous to the mammalian p23 proteins, and like p23 can regulate telomerase activity; protein abundance increases in response to DNA replication stress) gives MSDKVINPQVAWAQRSSTTDPERNYVLITVSIADCDAPELTIKPSYIELKAQSKPHVGDENVHHYQLHIDLYKEIIPEKTMHKVANGQHYFLKLYKKDLESEYWPRLTKEKVKYPYIKTDFDKWVDEDEQDEVEAEGNDAAQGMDFSQMMGGAGGAGGAGGMDFSQMMGGAGGAGSPDMAQLQQLLAQSGGNLDMGDFKENDEEDEEEEIEPEVKA, from the coding sequence ATGTCCGATAAAGTTATTAACCCTCAAGTTGCATGGGCTCAAAGGTCTAGTACTACTGATCCAGAAAGAAATTATGTCTTAATAACTGTGTCAATTGCAGACTGTGATGCCCCTGAGTTAACCATTAAGCCATCATACATCGAATTAAAGGCTCAATCAAAGCCTCATGTTGGCGATGAAAATGTCCATCATTATCAATTACACATTGATCTATACAAGGAAATTATACCTGAAAAAACAATGCATAAGGTTGCTAATGGCCAGCACtactttttgaaattgtaTAAAAAGGATTTAGAATCTGAATACTGGCCACGTTTGACAAAGGAAAAGGTGAAGTACCCTTACATCAAAACTGATTTCGATAAATGggttgatgaagatgaacaAGACGAAGTTGAAGCTGAAGGTAATGATGCCGCTCAAGGAATGGATTTCAGCCAAATGATGGGAGGTGCTGGAGGTGCTGGAGGTGCTGGAGGCATGGACTTCAGCCAAATGATGGGAGGTGCTGGTGGCGCTGGTTCTCCAGATATGGCTCAATTGCAGCAATTATTGGCTCAAAGCGGTGGTAATTTGGACATGGGagatttcaaagaaaacgatgaagaagatgaagaagaggaaataGAGCCGGAAGTGAAAGCTTAA
- the HAP4 gene encoding transcription factor HAP4 (Transcription factor; subunit of the heme-activated, glucose-repressed Hap2p/3p/4p/5p CCAAT-binding complex, a transcriptional activator and global regulator of respiratory gene expression; provides the principal activation function of the complex; involved in diauxic shift) yields the protein MTAKTFLLQASASRPRSNHFKNEHNNIPLAPVPIAPNTNHHNNSSLEFENDGSKKKKKSSLVVRTSKHWVLPPRPRPGRRSSSHNTLPANNTNNILNVGPNSRNSSNNNNNNNIISNRKQASKEKRKIPRHIQTIDEKLINDSNYLAFLKFDDLENEKFHSSASSISSPSYSSPSFSSYRNRKKSEFMDDESCTDVETIAAHNSLLTKNHHIDSSSNVHAPPTKKSKLNDFDLLSLSSTSSSATPVPQLTKDLNMNLNFHKIPHKASFPDSPADFSPADSVSLIRNHSLPTNLQVKDKIEDLNEIKFFNDFEKLEFFNKYAKVNTNNDVNENNDLWNSYLQSMDDTTGKNSGNYQQVDNDDNMSLLNLPILEETVSSGQDDKVEPDEEDIWNYLPSSSSQQEDSSRALKKNTNSEKANIQAKNDETYLFLQDQDESADSHHHDELGSEITLADNKFSYLPPTLEELMEEQDCNNGRSFKNFMFSNDTGIDGSAGTDDDYTKVLKSKKISTSKSNANLYDLNDNNNDATATNELDQSSFIDDLDEDVDFLKVQVF from the coding sequence atGACCGCAAAGACTTTTCTACTACAGGCCTCCGCTAGTCGCCCTCGTAGTAAccattttaaaaatgagCATAATAATATTCCATTGGCGCCTGTACCGATCGCCCCAAATACCAACCATCATAACAATAGTTCGCTGGAATTCGAAAACGATGGcagtaaaaagaagaagaagtctAGCTTGGTGGTTAGAACTTCAAAACATTGGGTTTTGCCCCCAAGACCAAGACCTGGTAGAAGATCATCTTCTCACAACACTCTACCTGCCAACAACACcaataatattttaaatgTTGGCCCTAACAGCAGGAACagtagtaataataataataataataacatcATTTCGAATAGGAAACAAGCttccaaagaaaagaggaaaatacCAAGACATATCCAGACAATCGATGAAAAGCTAATAAACGACTCGAATTACCTCGCATTTTTGAAGTTCGATGacttggaaaatgaaaagtttcATTCTTCTGCCTCCTCCATTTCATCTCCATCTTATTCATCtccatctttttcaagttatagaaatagaaaaaaatcagaattCATGGACGATGAAAGCTGCACCGATGTGGAAACCATTGCTGCTCACAACAGTCTGCTAACAAAAAACCATCATAtagattcttcttcaaatgttCACGCACCACCCACgaaaaaatcaaagttGAACGACTTTGATTTATTGTCCTTATCTTCCACATCTTCATCGGCCACTCCGGTCCCACAGTTGACAAAAGATTTGAACATGAACCTAAATTTTCATAAGATCCCTCATAAGGCTTCATTCCCTGATTCTCCAGCAGATTTCTCTCCAGCAGATTCAGTCTCGTTGATTAGAAACCACTCCTTGCCTACTAATTTGCAAGTTAAGGACAAAATTGAGGATTTGAACGAGATTAAATTCTTTAACGATTTCGAGAAACTtgagtttttcaataagtATGCCAAAGTCAACACGAATAACGACGTTAACGAAAATAATGATCTCTGGAATTCTTACTTACAGTCTATGGACGATACAACAGGTAAGAACAGTGGCAATTACCAACAAGTGGACAATGACGATAATATGTCTTTATTGAATCTGCCAATTTTGGAGGAAACCGTATCTTCAGGGCAAGATGATAAGGTTGAGccagatgaagaagacatTTGGAATTATTTACCAAGTTCAAGTTCACAACAAGAAGATTCATCACgtgctttgaaaaaaaatactaatTCTGAGAAGGCGAACATCCAAGCAAAGAACGATGAAACCTATCTGTTTCTTCAGGATCAGGATGAAAGCGCTGATTCGCATCACCATGACGAGTTAGGTTCAGAAATCACTTTGGCTGACAAtaagttttcttatttgccCCCAACTCTAGAAGAGTTGATGGAAGAGCAGGACTGTAACAATGGCagatcttttaaaaatttcatgTTTTCCAACGATACCGGTATTGACGGTAGTGCCGGTACTGATGACGACTACACCAAAGTTCtgaaatccaaaaaaatttctacGTCGAAGTCGAACGCTAACCTTTATGACTTAAACGATAACAACAATGATGCAACTGCCACCAATGAACTTGATCAAAGCAGTTTCATCGACGACCTTGACGAAGATGTCGATTTTTTAAAGGTACaagtattttga
- the PRR1 gene encoding serine/threonine protein kinase PRR1 (Serine/threonine protein kinase; inhibits pheromone induced signaling downstream of MAPK, possibly at the level of the Ste12p transcription factor) has protein sequence MDEYSSIYSQPKTPRLKQEGFPDSIGDQHEKALIDENGEEDKKMASTEGTTGDSRSTPLTVSIPTFENVQALPTPMTYTPLSPGNLSMSPIDQSSLNIPKRRSHARLLDDMLSVTQPNQRVVSELIAPANLSPQRVVSLPTVTEEALVNDSVDSDNYTKEPYFPESSSSTEKCDDDIFQGFLLDHWDRPLLWKKVRPIGSGNFSTVLLYELMDQSNPKLKQVAVKRLKYPEELSNVEQINTSLRYKETLSRLENSLTRELQVLKSLNHPCIVKLLGINNPIFVTSKKPLCDLIIKTPRALPPCDMIMSYCPAGDLLAAVMARNGRLEAWLIQRIFTEVVLAVKYLHENSIIHRDLKLENILLKYSFDDINSFRDSPIYCKQNFIELADFGLCKKIENNEMCTARCGSEDYVSPEILMGVPYDGHLSDTWALGVILYSLFEDRLPFDPPPNASARQRSRATSHRIARFDWRWYRLSDYKTNVGKQIVENTLTRKNQRWSINEIYESPFVKTIADTLSFS, from the coding sequence ATGGATGAATATAGTAGTATATATTCACAACCAAAGACTCCTCGGTTGAAACAAGAAGGATTTCCCGACTCCATTGGCGATCAACACGAAAAGGCATtgattgatgaaaatggtgaggaagataaaaaaatggcatCCACTGAAGGGACCACTGGTGATTCTCGCAGTACACCTTTGACTGTATCTATTCCGACGTTTGAAAATGTCCAAGCATTACCTACACCGATGACCTACACTCCGTTATCCCCAGGCAATCTGTCAATGTCACCTATAGATCAATCCTCGTTGAATATACCCAAAAGACGAAGTCATGCACGATTACTGGATGATATGCTTTCTGTTACACAACCAAACCAAAGAGTTGTTTCTGAACTTATTGCACCAGCTAATTTATCCCCCCAAAGGGTTGTTTCCTTACCAACAGTGACTGAAGAGGCTTTAGTAAATGATTCTGTTGATAGTGATAACTACACGAAAGAACCTTATTTTCCCGAAAGTAGTAGTTCTACCGAAAAGTGTGACGATGATATATTTCAGGGATTTCTTTTAGATCACTGGGATCGCCCGTTATTATGGAAAAAGGTCAGGCCCATTGGTTCAGGAAATTTTAGTACCGTACTTTTATATGAACTCATGGACCAAAGCAATCCTAAACTGAAACAAGTGGCCGTTAAACGACTCAAATATCCCGAGGAATTATCAAATGTTGAACAAATCAATACATCGTTACGATATAAGGAAACTTTATCCCGTTTGGAAAATTCTCTGACTAGGGAATTGCAGGTGCTAAAATCACTAAATCACCCATGTATAGTTAAACTACTTGGGATAAACAATCCAATTTTTGTTACTAGCAAAAAACCTTTATGCGATTTGATTATAAAAACTCCAAGAGCTCTGCCGCCTTGTGATATGATTATGTCTTATTGTCCTGCAGGAGACTTATTAGCTGCCGTCATGGCCCGTAACGGAAGACTAGAAGCGTGGCTGATTCAAAGGATTTTTACGGAAGTAGTACTGGCAGTAAAATATTTGCACGAAAACAGTATTATTCATCGGGACCTAAAATTAGAGAATATACTACTGAAATATAGTTTTGATGATATCAACAGTTTTAGGGACTCACCCATTTACTGCAAgcaaaatttcattgaGCTAGCAGATTTTGGTCtctgcaaaaaaattgagaacAATGAGATGTGTACAGCAAGATGTGGATCAGAGGATTATGTCTCACCAGAAATCCTGATGGGAGTTCCCTACGATGGCCATTTAAGCGACACGTGGGCCTTAGGTGTCATACTATACAGCTTGTTTGAGGACAGATTACCATTTGACCCTCCTCCAAACGCTTCAGCAAGACAGCGTAGCAGAGCTACGTCACATCGTATTGCCAGGTTTGATTGGAGATGGTACCGGTTAAGCGATTATAAAACTAATGTGGGAAAACAGATTGTGGAAAATACGCTAACGAGGAAGAACCAACGTTGGTCGATTAATGAAATTTACGAATCCCCCTTCGTTAAAACGATCGCTGATACTCTaagtttttcttga
- the APN1 gene encoding DNA-(apurinic or apyrimidinic site) lyase APN1 (Major apurinic/apyrimidinic endonuclease; 3'-repair diesterase; involved in repair of DNA damage by oxidation and alkylating agents; also functions as a 3'-5' exonuclease to repair 7,8-dihydro-8-oxodeoxyguanosine; genetically interacts with NTG1 to maintain mitochondrial genome integrity), whose amino-acid sequence MPSTPSFVRSAVSKYKFGAHMSGAGGISNSVTNAFNTGCNSFAMFLKSPRKWVSPQYTQEEIDKFKKNCATYNYNPLTDVLPHGQYFINLANPDREKAEKSYESFMDDLNRCEQLGIGLYNLHPGSTLKGDHQLQLKQLASYLNKAIKETKFVKIVLENMAGTGNLVGSSLVDLKEVIGMIEDKSRIGVCIDTCHTFAAGYDISTTETFNNFWKEFNDVIGFKYLSAVHLNDSKAPLGANRDLHERLGQGYLGIDVFRMIAHSEYLQGIPIVLETPYENDEGYGNEIKLMEWLESKSESELLEDKEYKEKNDTLQKLGAKSRKEQLDKFEVKQKKRAGGTKRKKATAEPSDNDILSQMTKKRKTKKE is encoded by the coding sequence ATGCCTTCGACACCTAGCTTTGTTAGATCTGCTGTCTCGAAATACAAATTTGGTGCGCACATGTCAGGTGCCGGTGGAATTTCTAATAGTGTAACTAATGCATTTAACACTGGCTGTAATTCGTTTGCCATGTTTTTAAAATCTCCAAGAAAGTGGGTTTCTCCGCAGTATACACAGGAGGAAATAGATAAATTTAAGAAAAACTGTGCAACTTACAATTATAACCCATTGACGGACGTCTTACCGCATGGCCAATACTTTATTAATTTGGCTAATCCGGATAGGGAAAAGGCAGAAAAGAGTTATGAGTCATTCATGGACGATCTGAACAGGTGTGAGCAATTAGGGATAGGCCTGTATAACTTACATCCAGGTTCTACTTTGAAAGGAGACCATCAGTTGCAGTTAAAACAACTAGCCTCATATTTGAACAAAGCAATTAAGGAAACGAAATTTGTTAAAATTGTATTAGAAAATATGGCTGGTACTGGAAATTTAGTAGGAAGTTCTCTGGTAGATTTGAAGGAGGTTATTGGAATGATTGAAGATAAATCAAGAATCGGCGTTTGCATAGATACATGCCATACATTTGCAGCAGGCTACGATATCAGCACCACTGAAACGTTTAAcaatttttggaaagagTTCAATGATGTAATAGGGTTCAAATATCTAAGTGCTGTTCACTTAAATGATTCCAAGGCTCCTTTAGGAGCAAATAGAGATTTGCATGAACGCTTGGGTCAAGGTTATTTGGGTATAGATGTGTTTAGAATGATCGCGCACTCTGAATACCTGCAGGGTATCCCTATTGTCTTGGAAACTCCATacgaaaatgatgaaggCTATGGTAATGAAATCAAACTTATGGAGTGGTTGGAATCAAAGAGTGAGAGCGAATTGTTAGAAGACAAGGAgtataaagaaaaaaatgatacGCTGCAGAAATTAGGTGCTAAATCGCGTAAGGAACAGTTAGACAAGTTTGAGGTTAAACAAAAGAAGCGAGCTGGGGGCACCAAGAGGAAGAAAGCCACTGCAGAGCCAAGCGATAATGATATCTTGTCACAAATGacaaagaagaggaagacTAAGAAAGAATAA